The sequence GGACGATCGGCCCGGCCCGACTACCCTCGCGGCGGTGAGAACGATGTGGGTGCCGGCCGCCGTCTGCGGCTTGTTCGCGCTGCTGCTCGGCCTGCCCTTCGCGGGCGGTGCCGCCCCGGGCGCCGTCGACGAAACCGCCGCCGACGCCGTCGCGCACCTGGGCCCCGGAGTCGCGCGGATCCTGGTGCTCCCCACCGAGCCCTACGTCGTCCTCGCGCTCGGGGTGCTCGCCGTCGTCCTCTGCCTGCGTGCCGGGCGGCGCCTCGAAGCCGCGCTCGCCGTCGGCGTCCCCGTCCTGGCCATCCTCCTGACGAGCTGGCTGCTGAAACCGCTCTACGACCGCTGGAAGAACGGCACCCTCGTCTACCCGAGCGGCCACACCGTGAGCCTGGTGGCCGTCCTGACCGTGCTCGTCCTGATCACGCGCAAGACGGTCGTGCTCGTGCTGGCCGTGCTCGCGCTGCTGGCGGCCACCGCCGGGCTGGTCGGGATGGGCTACCACTACCTCACCGACGTCGTGGGCGGCACGCTCTTCGCCGTCTCCGTCGTGCTGTTCAGCTGGCCGGCACCGCGTCGCGTGCCAGTGCCGTCAGGCGGCTGACCGCGCGCAGGTACTTCTTGCGGTAGCCGCCGTCCACCATCTCG is a genomic window of Amycolatopsis lexingtonensis containing:
- a CDS encoding phosphatase PAP2 family protein, whose translation is MPAAVCGLFALLLGLPFAGGAAPGAVDETAADAVAHLGPGVARILVLPTEPYVVLALGVLAVVLCLRAGRRLEAALAVGVPVLAILLTSWLLKPLYDRWKNGTLVYPSGHTVSLVAVLTVLVLITRKTVVLVLAVLALLAATAGLVGMGYHYLTDVVGGTLFAVSVVLFSWPAPRRVPVPSGG